In Amycolatopsis sp. EV170708-02-1, the following are encoded in one genomic region:
- a CDS encoding DUF58 domain-containing protein, whose amino-acid sequence MAVTGRLGLLALLAAPVVGFLLPSWAGIGLAAAVLLVLVVLDLLLAGSVRRLQFARAGATSVRLGEECEVTLTVANPGGRPVRAWLRDAWPPSAGADDRHRLTLPAGERRAVTTRLLPTRRGDRTAVRVTVRSTGPLGLAARQGSHDVPWTVRVLPPFHSRKHLPSRLARLQQLDGRNAVLIRGQGTEFDSLREYVIGDDVRSIDWRASARASDVMVRTWRPERDRHVVLVLDTGRVSAGRVGDAPRLDAAMDAALLLAVLAARAGDRVDLLAYDRQVHAAVQGSTDLLPALVNAMAPLEPSLVETDARGMVAEVLRRTRRRALVVLLTGLDAAPLEEGLFPVLSKLTSRHQLMIASVADPRVAEMAAGRGDAEAVYDAAAAERVLAERRQVTARLARHGVEVVDAVPEDLPPRLADRYLALKAAGRL is encoded by the coding sequence ATGGCCGTCACCGGGCGGCTCGGGCTGCTGGCGCTCCTCGCTGCGCCGGTGGTCGGTTTCCTGCTGCCCTCGTGGGCCGGGATCGGGCTGGCCGCGGCGGTGCTGCTCGTGCTGGTGGTGCTGGATCTCCTGCTGGCCGGGAGTGTGCGACGGCTCCAGTTCGCGCGGGCGGGCGCGACGTCCGTGCGGCTGGGGGAGGAGTGCGAGGTCACGCTGACCGTGGCCAATCCCGGCGGCCGCCCGGTGCGCGCGTGGCTTCGCGACGCTTGGCCGCCCAGCGCCGGCGCGGACGACCGGCACCGGCTGACGTTGCCCGCGGGTGAACGCCGTGCCGTGACCACGAGGCTCCTGCCGACCCGTCGCGGCGACCGGACGGCGGTGCGGGTCACCGTCCGGTCGACCGGACCGCTGGGGCTGGCCGCCCGGCAGGGTTCGCACGACGTGCCGTGGACCGTGCGGGTGCTGCCGCCGTTCCACAGCCGCAAGCATCTGCCGTCGCGGCTGGCGCGGCTGCAGCAGCTCGACGGCCGCAACGCGGTGCTGATCCGGGGCCAGGGCACGGAATTCGACTCGCTGCGCGAGTACGTGATCGGCGACGACGTCCGGTCGATCGACTGGCGGGCTTCGGCGCGCGCGTCCGACGTCATGGTGCGGACCTGGCGTCCCGAACGCGACCGGCACGTGGTGCTGGTGCTCGACACCGGCCGCGTTTCGGCGGGCCGCGTCGGGGACGCGCCGCGGCTCGACGCGGCGATGGACGCGGCACTGCTGCTGGCCGTGCTCGCCGCGCGGGCGGGCGACCGCGTCGACCTGCTCGCCTATGACCGGCAGGTCCACGCGGCGGTCCAGGGCTCGACGGATCTGTTGCCCGCCTTGGTGAACGCGATGGCGCCGCTCGAACCGTCGCTGGTCGAGACCGACGCGCGGGGAATGGTCGCGGAGGTGCTGCGGCGGACCCGGCGGCGCGCGCTGGTCGTCCTGCTGACCGGGCTGGACGCGGCACCGCTGGAAGAAGGCCTGTTCCCGGTGCTGTCGAAGCTGACCTCGCGGCACCAGCTGATGATCGCTTCGGTGGCCGACCCCCGGGTCGCCGAGATGGCCGCGGGCCGCGGCGACGCGGAAGCCGTCTACGACGCGGCGGCGGCCGAGCGGGTGCTGGCCGAACGGCGCCAGGTCACCGCGCGGCTGGCGCGGCACGGGGTCGAGGTCGTCGACGCGGTGCCCGAGGATCTGCCGCCGCGGCTGGCGGACCGGTATCTCGCGCTGAAGGCGGCCGGACGGCTTTGA
- a CDS encoding MoxR family ATPase, giving the protein MSSEQSDLDGAAEARAALIALRAEVGKAVVGNDAAVTGLIIALLCRGHVLLEGVPGVAKTLLVRALAAALDLETTRVQFTPDLMPGDITGSIVYDAHSGEFSFREGPVFTNLLLADEINRTPPKTQSSLLEAMEERQVSSDGKTRPLPDPFIVIATQNPVEYEGTYPLPEAQLDRFLLKLTMPMPSREDEFGILSRHAQGFDPRDLGAAGVTPVAGAAQLDAARRAVAGVTVRPEVLAYIVDVCRATRSMPSVRLGVSPRGATALLAATRAWAWLAGRDYATPDDVKALARPSLRHRLDLRPEAELEGATADGVLDRVLASVPVPR; this is encoded by the coding sequence TTGAGTAGCGAGCAGTCCGATTTGGACGGTGCGGCCGAAGCCCGGGCGGCGCTGATCGCCCTGCGCGCCGAGGTCGGGAAGGCGGTAGTCGGCAACGACGCGGCCGTCACCGGGCTCATCATCGCGTTGCTGTGCCGGGGACACGTGCTGCTCGAAGGCGTTCCCGGGGTGGCGAAGACGCTGCTGGTGCGGGCGTTGGCGGCCGCGTTGGACCTGGAGACGACCCGGGTGCAGTTCACCCCGGACCTCATGCCGGGCGACATCACCGGTTCGATCGTCTACGACGCGCACAGCGGCGAGTTCTCCTTCCGCGAGGGCCCGGTGTTCACGAACCTGTTGCTGGCCGACGAGATCAACCGCACGCCGCCGAAAACGCAGTCTTCGCTGCTGGAGGCGATGGAAGAGCGTCAGGTCTCCAGTGACGGCAAGACGCGGCCGCTGCCCGACCCGTTCATCGTCATCGCGACGCAGAACCCGGTCGAGTACGAAGGCACGTACCCACTGCCCGAAGCCCAGCTGGACCGCTTCCTGCTGAAGCTGACCATGCCGATGCCGTCCCGCGAGGACGAGTTCGGCATCCTTTCCCGGCACGCGCAGGGTTTCGACCCGCGTGACCTCGGCGCGGCCGGGGTCACGCCGGTCGCCGGGGCCGCCCAGCTCGACGCCGCGCGGCGCGCCGTCGCCGGGGTCACCGTGCGGCCCGAGGTGCTCGCCTACATCGTCGACGTCTGCCGGGCGACCCGGTCGATGCCGTCCGTGCGGCTCGGTGTCTCCCCGCGTGGCGCGACGGCGCTGCTCGCGGCGACCCGGGCGTGGGCATGGCTCGCGGGCCGGGACTATGCCACCCCGGACGACGTCAAAGCCTTGGCGCGGCCGTCTTTGCGGCACCGCCTCGACCTGCGGCCCGAGGCCGAACTCGAAGGCGCGACCGCCGACGGCGTGCTGGACCGCGTCCTCGCGTCCGTGCCCGTTCCGCGCTGA
- a CDS encoding DUF4350 domain-containing protein, translating into MTSVSPDARRIWRGVRLPLAVVLLIVLTGTLLVLFQGERTTGELEPGSYEPRGGRALATLLEREGVKIPVVRTAAEAKGVARGATVLITKPEYVPKSAFTEIRQSAEHIVLVQPSAGTVEEVLPGVRVSGQAETEPRAPECEAADPVAAGSATMGGLKYSATQPRAQECYGGSYLEVPSPQGTVTVLGTPTPLANDWLADEGNAALAMRMLGKHERLVWYLPTPADPSLETEKKPLSELIPAGWSYAALQAGVAVVLLALWRSRRLGPVVTEPIPVVVRAAEATEGRARLYRKAKAAAHAGETLREAARARLRPLLGLTRDAEPAALVESVAARTGRAPAEVGALLYGDPPADDAALVRLADGLDVVEREVERS; encoded by the coding sequence ATGACCTCGGTTTCGCCCGACGCCCGCCGGATCTGGCGCGGGGTGCGGCTTCCGCTCGCGGTCGTCCTCCTGATCGTGCTGACCGGCACGCTGCTCGTGCTCTTCCAGGGCGAGCGGACCACCGGCGAGCTCGAACCGGGTTCCTACGAGCCCCGGGGCGGCCGCGCGCTGGCGACCTTGCTGGAACGGGAAGGCGTCAAGATCCCGGTCGTGCGCACCGCCGCCGAAGCCAAGGGTGTCGCGAGGGGCGCGACGGTCTTGATCACCAAACCCGAGTACGTGCCCAAGAGCGCCTTCACGGAGATCCGGCAGAGCGCCGAGCACATCGTGCTGGTGCAGCCGAGTGCCGGCACGGTCGAGGAAGTCCTTCCCGGGGTGCGGGTGAGCGGCCAGGCCGAGACCGAGCCTCGCGCGCCCGAGTGCGAGGCCGCGGATCCCGTCGCGGCGGGGAGTGCGACGATGGGCGGCCTGAAGTACTCGGCCACGCAGCCGAGGGCGCAGGAATGCTACGGCGGCTCGTATCTCGAAGTCCCGAGTCCACAAGGGACGGTGACCGTCCTCGGTACCCCCACGCCGCTGGCCAACGACTGGCTGGCCGACGAGGGCAACGCGGCGCTGGCGATGCGGATGCTCGGGAAGCACGAGCGGCTGGTCTGGTACCTGCCGACACCCGCCGACCCGTCGCTGGAGACCGAGAAGAAGCCGCTGTCCGAACTGATCCCGGCGGGCTGGTCGTACGCGGCGTTGCAGGCCGGGGTCGCGGTGGTACTGCTGGCGCTGTGGCGTTCGCGGCGATTGGGCCCGGTGGTGACCGAGCCGATCCCGGTCGTGGTCCGCGCGGCCGAGGCCACCGAGGGACGGGCTCGGTTGTATCGCAAGGCGAAGGCCGCCGCGCACGCCGGGGAGACCTTGCGTGAGGCGGCCCGCGCGCGGCTCCGGCCGTTGCTGGGGCTCACCCGCGACGCCGAACCGGCCGCATTGGTGGAGTCTGTCGCCGCGCGGACCGGCCGGGCGCCCGCCGAAGTCGGCGCGCTGTTGTACGGGGACCCGCCCGCGGATGACGCCGCGCTGGTGCGGCTCGCGGACGGGCTCGATGTCGTGGAACGAGAGGTGGAGCGGTCTTGA
- a CDS encoding neutral zinc metallopeptidase, with translation MTQPPHGQWPPRGAVQPPPVHGQPPAQWHGAPHHFPPPPPRRSVGAIIGICLGAVAVLVLGLVAIVSLNRDDSDHVANAGYSTLPNTPSQAGLPPSGSSSPSSSTNPFPSSPTKAPSSSSGPQKILKLGDHPILQDPNAGLRNRVCTLPQWQSSQQAAEAFFTAAGKCLDNAWGPFLDAYDLPFTPPALHFPTGASFETECGTIQVGIATAAYYCENNLYVPFRGLQTDQYGNNPGVYLALFAHEYGHHVQEVAGLMDAAWQKIYDAGQNSPAGLEMSRRKELQAQCFSGMFLGAHVDQGGTVSRDMYNKAWNDQETRGDNTSRSQDHGTNAHYASWWRAGASNNRIADCNTFSAPSSAVS, from the coding sequence ATGACGCAACCGCCCCACGGCCAGTGGCCGCCACGCGGCGCCGTCCAGCCACCGCCGGTGCACGGCCAGCCTCCCGCGCAGTGGCACGGCGCGCCGCACCACTTCCCGCCTCCGCCGCCACGCCGGTCCGTGGGCGCGATCATCGGTATCTGCCTCGGCGCGGTCGCCGTCCTGGTCCTCGGCCTGGTCGCGATCGTTTCACTCAATCGTGACGACTCCGATCACGTAGCGAACGCGGGCTACAGCACCCTCCCGAACACGCCTTCGCAGGCGGGACTGCCGCCGAGCGGCTCTTCGTCGCCCTCTTCGTCGACGAACCCGTTCCCGTCGTCACCGACCAAGGCGCCGTCCTCGTCGAGCGGGCCGCAGAAGATCCTCAAGCTCGGTGACCACCCGATCCTCCAGGACCCGAACGCCGGCCTGCGGAACCGGGTCTGCACGCTGCCGCAATGGCAGAGCAGCCAGCAGGCCGCCGAGGCGTTCTTCACCGCGGCGGGCAAATGCCTCGACAACGCTTGGGGCCCGTTCCTCGACGCCTACGACCTGCCGTTCACCCCGCCCGCCCTGCACTTCCCGACCGGGGCCAGCTTCGAAACCGAATGCGGCACCATCCAGGTGGGCATCGCGACGGCGGCGTACTACTGCGAGAACAACCTCTACGTGCCGTTCCGCGGTCTGCAGACCGACCAGTACGGCAACAACCCCGGCGTCTACCTGGCCCTTTTCGCGCACGAGTACGGACACCACGTGCAGGAGGTCGCGGGGCTGATGGACGCGGCCTGGCAGAAGATCTACGACGCGGGACAGAACAGCCCGGCCGGGCTGGAGATGTCGCGGCGCAAGGAACTGCAGGCGCAGTGCTTCTCCGGGATGTTCCTCGGCGCGCACGTGGACCAGGGCGGCACGGTCAGCCGGGACATGTACAACAAGGCCTGGAACGACCAGGAGACCCGCGGCGACAACACCTCGCGCAGCCAGGACCACGGGACGAACGCGCACTACGCGTCGTGGTGGCGGGCGGGTGCGAGCAACAACCGGATCGCCGACTGCAACACCTTCTCGGCTCCTTCGAGCGCCGTTTCCTGA
- a CDS encoding ATP-dependent helicase — translation MISELQRRQVEPGEIARALGLHSPTDEQAEVIAAPIEPSLVVAGAGAGKTETMAARVVWLVANSVVPPERVLGLTFTRKAARQLGERVRTRLRRLVGSGLLDKIDPTGDLRTTVTAGEPTVLTYHAYAGRLLSEHGLRLPVQPGVRLLSETSSWQFSHRVVSTWDSDLDTDRVPSTVTAQLLALAGELGEHLVETERLAQYTSWLCEVIENAPRAKGQRASLPQKLAEVMTAQRFRLALLPLVEAYHTRKRAEGALDFADQMSLAAQLASSYPAVVAGERERYGAVLLDEYQDTGHAQRILLRSLFGGVEHPPMPVTAVGDPAQAIYGWRGASAANLPRFTTDFPRDNGERLVPALDFGLLTSFRNPPEVLELANAISEPLRERGLGVARLRALEGAGAADIAAALLPDIRAEREWVADALAKRWFETVEETGKPPTAAVLVRRRADMAPIAAELRARGLPVEVVGLGGLLDEPEVADLVSTLRVLADPLAGSAAARLLTGARWRIAAADLAALWRRAGELSSPVPPSGKSDVDEPVLVTERVEQAGLADAIDDPGTPERYSPEGYRRIRKIGAELSALRRRLDQSLPELVADVERTMLLDVESLARPGPAGRAHLDAFADVVTDFAETSPTATLLSFVDYLNTAAHAEDGLTPGEVEVVPDRVQVLTVHSAKGLEWRIVAIPHLVKEVFPGRRRSSSWLRTSTSLPAALRGDSEDLPELRIPEGADRKEVQEALELHEEGFVAREADEERRLCYVALTRSEHTMLISGHWWNESSARPKGPSEFLLEIGEVMRGNSVGRIEHWADEPETDGENPLVADSRRSRWPVDPLWPRREGVTNGVDLVLGAMEEAEHAEQEEEDDPDGWISDTKVLLEERARARDRVQQVVLPPHLSVSQLVELSADPAALAKRLRRPLPVRPNTYARRGTAFHGWLEQRFGGEQLLEIHDLPGAADVDEAPDTELEALQTAFEKSEWAHRVPHAVEVPFSADVVGVTVRGRMDAVFADADGGWTVVDWKTGAVPEADRLESLAVQLAAYRLAWAALKNIPVEKVRAAFHYVKHDKTVRPADLLDAEGLRQLLRSVPTI, via the coding sequence TTGATCTCCGAACTCCAGCGCCGACAGGTCGAGCCGGGCGAGATCGCCCGCGCGCTCGGCCTGCACAGCCCCACCGACGAGCAGGCCGAGGTGATCGCCGCGCCGATCGAGCCGTCGCTGGTCGTCGCGGGTGCGGGCGCGGGCAAGACCGAGACGATGGCCGCGCGGGTCGTCTGGCTGGTGGCCAACAGTGTCGTCCCGCCGGAACGCGTCCTCGGCCTGACCTTCACCCGCAAGGCCGCCCGCCAGCTCGGCGAACGCGTCCGCACCCGGCTGCGACGGCTGGTGGGATCGGGGCTGCTCGACAAGATCGACCCGACCGGCGACCTGCGCACCACCGTGACCGCGGGCGAGCCGACGGTGCTCACCTATCACGCCTATGCCGGGCGGCTGCTGTCCGAACACGGCCTGCGGCTTCCCGTCCAGCCCGGCGTCCGGCTGCTTTCGGAGACGTCCTCCTGGCAGTTTTCGCATCGCGTCGTGTCCACTTGGGACAGCGACCTCGACACCGATCGGGTGCCCTCCACGGTGACGGCGCAGTTGCTCGCGCTGGCCGGGGAGCTCGGCGAGCATCTGGTCGAGACCGAACGGCTGGCCCAGTACACGTCCTGGCTGTGCGAGGTCATCGAGAACGCGCCGCGGGCGAAGGGTCAGCGCGCGTCGTTGCCGCAGAAACTGGCCGAAGTCATGACGGCGCAACGGTTCCGGCTCGCTCTCCTGCCACTGGTCGAGGCGTATCACACGCGGAAACGAGCGGAAGGCGCGCTCGACTTCGCCGACCAGATGTCGCTCGCCGCGCAGCTCGCCAGCAGCTATCCGGCGGTGGTCGCGGGGGAACGCGAGCGCTACGGCGCCGTCCTGCTCGACGAATACCAGGACACCGGCCACGCCCAGCGGATCCTGCTGCGGTCGCTGTTCGGCGGTGTCGAACATCCGCCGATGCCGGTGACGGCGGTGGGCGACCCGGCGCAGGCCATCTACGGCTGGCGCGGCGCGAGCGCGGCGAACCTGCCCCGGTTCACCACGGACTTCCCGCGTGACAACGGCGAACGGCTCGTCCCGGCGCTGGATTTCGGGCTGCTGACCAGCTTCCGCAATCCGCCCGAGGTGCTCGAACTCGCGAACGCGATCTCGGAACCGTTGCGGGAACGCGGACTCGGGGTCGCGCGGCTGCGTGCGCTGGAAGGCGCGGGGGCCGCCGACATCGCCGCCGCGCTCCTGCCGGACATCCGCGCCGAACGCGAGTGGGTGGCCGACGCGCTGGCGAAACGCTGGTTCGAAACCGTGGAGGAGACCGGAAAACCGCCGACCGCGGCGGTGCTGGTGCGCCGTCGTGCCGACATGGCCCCGATCGCGGCGGAGCTGCGGGCGCGCGGGCTTCCGGTGGAGGTGGTCGGTCTCGGCGGCCTTCTCGACGAGCCCGAGGTCGCGGATCTGGTGAGCACGTTGCGGGTGCTCGCCGACCCGCTCGCGGGCAGCGCGGCCGCCCGCTTGCTGACCGGGGCGCGCTGGCGGATCGCGGCGGCCGACCTCGCGGCGTTGTGGCGCCGGGCAGGCGAACTTTCGTCGCCGGTGCCGCCGTCGGGGAAGTCCGATGTGGACGAACCGGTGCTGGTGACCGAGCGGGTCGAGCAGGCCGGGCTCGCCGACGCCATCGACGATCCCGGCACACCGGAACGGTATTCACCCGAGGGCTACCGGCGGATCCGGAAGATCGGCGCCGAGCTTTCGGCCTTGCGGCGACGGCTGGACCAGTCGCTGCCCGAGCTGGTCGCCGACGTGGAGCGCACCATGCTGCTCGACGTCGAGTCGCTGGCCCGCCCAGGGCCTGCCGGACGCGCGCATCTGGACGCTTTCGCCGACGTCGTCACGGATTTCGCCGAAACGTCGCCGACGGCCACCCTTTTGTCCTTTGTGGACTATCTGAACACGGCCGCGCACGCGGAAGACGGGCTTACCCCCGGCGAGGTGGAGGTGGTCCCGGATCGGGTCCAGGTGCTGACCGTGCATTCGGCCAAGGGGCTGGAATGGCGCATCGTCGCGATTCCGCATCTGGTCAAGGAGGTCTTCCCCGGGCGGCGGCGCTCGTCGTCGTGGCTGCGGACGTCGACTTCGCTGCCCGCCGCGCTGCGCGGGGACTCGGAGGACCTGCCGGAGCTGCGGATCCCCGAAGGCGCGGACCGCAAGGAAGTCCAGGAAGCGCTGGAACTGCACGAAGAAGGCTTCGTCGCGCGTGAAGCGGACGAGGAGCGGCGGCTTTGCTATGTCGCACTGACTCGCTCCGAGCACACCATGCTGATCTCCGGCCATTGGTGGAACGAGAGCAGCGCGCGGCCGAAGGGACCGTCGGAGTTCTTGCTGGAGATCGGCGAGGTGATGCGGGGGAACTCGGTCGGCCGGATCGAGCACTGGGCCGACGAGCCGGAAACCGACGGCGAGAACCCGCTCGTCGCCGACTCCCGCCGGTCGCGGTGGCCGGTCGACCCGCTGTGGCCGCGGCGCGAGGGCGTCACGAACGGTGTCGACCTGGTGCTCGGGGCGATGGAGGAGGCCGAACACGCCGAGCAGGAGGAAGAGGACGATCCGGACGGCTGGATCTCCGATACCAAGGTGCTGCTGGAGGAACGGGCGCGGGCGCGGGACCGAGTGCAGCAGGTGGTCCTGCCGCCACATCTCTCGGTGAGCCAGCTCGTCGAGCTGTCGGCCGATCCCGCCGCGCTGGCCAAACGGCTGCGGCGGCCGCTTCCCGTGCGCCCCAACACCTACGCGCGCCGGGGGACGGCGTTCCACGGCTGGCTGGAGCAGCGGTTCGGCGGCGAGCAGCTGCTGGAGATCCACGACCTGCCGGGGGCGGCGGACGTCGACGAGGCGCCCGATACCGAGCTGGAGGCGTTGCAGACCGCGTTCGAGAAGAGCGAGTGGGCACACCGGGTGCCGCACGCGGTCGAGGTGCCGTTCTCGGCGGACGTCGTGGGCGTGACGGTGCGCGGGCGCATGGACGCCGTGTTCGCCGACGCGGACGGCGGCTGGACCGTCGTCGACTGGAAGACCGGCGCCGTCCCGGAGGCCGACCGGCTCGAGTCGCTGGCCGTGCAGCTGGCGGCGTACCGGCTGGCGTGGGCGGCCTTGAAGAACATCCCCGTGGAAAAGGTGCGGGCGGCGTTCCACTACGTGAAACACGACAAGACCGTCCGCCCGGCGGATCTGCTGGACGCCGAAGGACTGCGACAGCTGCTGAGGAGCGTCCCGACGATCTAG
- a CDS encoding ATP-dependent DNA helicase: protein MGVNGRRTAAGTDARLVRTPVTGTPSFQWDSGARRLLAAPDGFRRVLGGPGTGKTALLASAASRRIAEGANPESVLILTTSRKAAEVLRADITHRLTTDPEEDPLPRTIREPLVRTVHSYAYALLRMEAQADDLPPPRLLAGAEQDVVVRDLLAGDIEEGALDWPEQLRPALNVPGFAEELRDLLLRAAERGLGPEDLVELGRRRGREEWIAAGRFWSQYEEVTLLQGAGGNALGVASAPALDAAELVTSALLALEDDPELREREQRRVRHLFVDDAQHLDPLQTQLVRLIGHAADEFVVAGDPDQSVFSFRGADPRLFADADEDGERTVLLTTAHRHAPVIRAAVTKLGSVLPGASPQRKLVDAPDAEGGVVRVRLMPTPAAEASWIADQLRRAHLVDGVPWSEMAVLVRSPARTFLVLQRALRAAGVPIGSATEELPLAKQPAVRPLLAMLRLAADPELLDVDLAEMLLSSPLGGADPLALRRLRRGLRRLELAGGGQRSSDELLVEALRTNDVLTGLAEAESLPMRRIGGLLHAAHQAVVRGDGVEQVLWDLWQASGLEQRLLRLVDRGGSLGSQADRDLDAIVALFDAAGRYVDRLPKASVASFADYLSSQNIAGDSLAPAAMKSEGVSLLTAHASAGREWTVVSIAGVQEGSWPDLRLRGSVLGVERLVDLMSGVDDEKVSATAPILAEERRLFYLAASRARKTLLVSAVAGEDEQPSRFIDDLEENGADDGGLDSRMKPAGRSLVLAELVGELREVVCDESSDPERRRRAARQLAKLAAAGVPGAHPGTWYGLLEPSTGEPVHGPGDLIRISPSTVEVLVKCPLRWLIERHGGSDPAQLAAVTGTLVHGLAQAVAGGSSDEQIRAALDEAWVRVDAGAPWFSRRERSRVEQMLRNFITWLESSRKELIEAGVEQDIEVELPVGDDDVRVLLRGRVDRVEMDKDGRPVVIDIKTGKVPISAADAEQHPQLAAYQLAVLLGAVEGGSKPGGARLVYVAKSNNKTGSTQREQAPLDEDGGKQWLELVRSAAGSAAGPEYGVTENPDCDRCPARGCCPLRPEGRQVTGP from the coding sequence GTGGGCGTGAACGGGCGGCGAACAGCGGCAGGAACCGACGCGCGGCTGGTCCGCACGCCGGTCACCGGCACGCCGTCCTTCCAGTGGGATTCCGGCGCCCGCCGCCTGCTGGCCGCCCCGGATGGGTTCCGCAGGGTCCTCGGCGGCCCCGGCACGGGTAAGACGGCCTTGCTGGCGTCGGCGGCGTCGCGGCGCATCGCGGAGGGCGCGAACCCGGAGAGTGTGCTCATCCTGACCACTTCCCGTAAAGCGGCCGAGGTCCTGCGTGCCGACATCACCCACCGGCTCACCACCGATCCGGAGGAAGACCCGCTGCCGCGCACGATCCGCGAGCCGCTCGTGCGCACGGTGCATTCGTACGCGTACGCGCTGTTGCGCATGGAGGCGCAGGCCGACGACCTCCCGCCACCTCGCCTGCTGGCCGGGGCCGAGCAAGACGTCGTCGTCCGTGACCTGCTCGCCGGTGACATCGAGGAGGGCGCGCTCGACTGGCCGGAACAGCTGCGCCCCGCGCTGAACGTGCCCGGTTTCGCCGAGGAACTGCGAGATCTCCTGCTCCGCGCCGCCGAACGCGGGCTCGGCCCGGAGGATCTGGTCGAACTCGGCAGGCGGCGCGGCCGCGAGGAGTGGATCGCGGCCGGGCGCTTCTGGAGCCAGTACGAAGAGGTCACGCTGCTGCAGGGCGCGGGCGGCAACGCGCTCGGCGTGGCGAGCGCGCCCGCGCTGGACGCGGCGGAGCTCGTCACCTCCGCCCTGCTCGCGCTGGAGGACGATCCCGAGCTGCGCGAACGCGAGCAGCGTCGCGTCCGGCACCTGTTCGTCGACGACGCGCAGCATCTCGACCCGCTGCAGACCCAGCTCGTCCGCCTCATCGGGCACGCCGCCGACGAGTTCGTCGTCGCGGGCGACCCCGATCAGTCCGTGTTCTCCTTCCGTGGCGCGGACCCCCGCCTGTTCGCCGACGCGGACGAGGACGGCGAGCGCACGGTTTTGCTGACCACGGCTCATCGGCACGCCCCGGTGATCCGCGCGGCCGTCACGAAACTCGGTTCCGTGCTCCCCGGCGCGTCGCCGCAGCGCAAACTCGTCGACGCGCCGGACGCGGAGGGCGGTGTCGTCCGAGTCCGGCTGATGCCGACCCCGGCCGCCGAGGCGAGCTGGATCGCCGATCAGCTCCGCCGCGCGCATCTCGTCGACGGTGTGCCGTGGTCGGAGATGGCGGTGCTCGTCCGGTCGCCCGCTCGTACTTTCCTTGTCCTGCAACGTGCTTTGCGGGCGGCGGGGGTGCCGATCGGTTCGGCCACCGAGGAACTGCCGCTCGCGAAGCAGCCCGCGGTTCGTCCTCTGCTGGCGATGCTGCGGCTCGCCGCGGACCCGGAGCTGCTCGACGTCGACCTCGCCGAGATGCTGCTGTCCTCGCCGCTGGGCGGCGCGGATCCGCTCGCGCTGCGGCGGCTGCGTCGCGGTTTGCGCAGGCTGGAGCTCGCGGGCGGCGGACAACGCTCCAGCGACGAACTGCTGGTGGAAGCCTTACGTACCAACGATGTCCTCACCGGCCTCGCCGAGGCCGAGTCGCTCCCCATGCGCCGGATCGGCGGCCTGCTGCACGCGGCGCATCAGGCCGTGGTCCGCGGTGACGGCGTCGAACAGGTGCTGTGGGATCTGTGGCAGGCCAGCGGTCTGGAGCAGCGTCTGCTGCGCTTGGTCGATCGTGGCGGATCGCTGGGCTCTCAAGCGGATCGAGATCTGGACGCGATCGTCGCGCTCTTCGACGCGGCCGGTCGCTATGTCGACAGATTGCCGAAGGCGAGTGTTGCCTCGTTCGCGGATTACCTGTCCTCGCAGAACATCGCGGGTGACTCGCTGGCTCCCGCGGCCATGAAGAGCGAAGGTGTATCGCTGCTCACCGCGCACGCGTCCGCCGGTCGAGAGTGGACGGTCGTCTCGATCGCCGGCGTCCAGGAGGGCAGCTGGCCGGATCTGCGCTTGCGCGGGTCCGTGCTCGGCGTCGAGCGGCTGGTCGACCTCATGTCCGGGGTCGACGACGAAAAGGTGTCCGCCACCGCGCCGATCCTCGCCGAAGAGCGGCGGCTGTTCTACCTCGCCGCAAGCCGGGCGCGGAAGACGTTGCTGGTCAGCGCGGTCGCGGGGGAGGACGAGCAGCCCTCACGGTTCATCGACGATCTGGAGGAGAACGGCGCCGACGACGGCGGCCTGGACTCGCGGATGAAACCGGCGGGACGCTCGCTGGTACTCGCCGAACTCGTCGGCGAACTCCGTGAAGTCGTCTGCGACGAGTCGAGCGACCCGGAAAGGCGGCGGCGGGCGGCGCGTCAGCTCGCGAAACTGGCCGCCGCCGGGGTGCCGGGCGCGCATCCGGGCACCTGGTACGGCCTGCTGGAACCCTCCACCGGCGAACCCGTGCACGGGCCGGGCGATCTCATCCGGATCTCACCGTCCACTGTGGAGGTTCTGGTCAAATGCCCGCTGCGGTGGCTGATCGAACGCCACGGCGGCAGCGATCCGGCACAGCTCGCGGCGGTCACCGGGACACTGGTGCACGGCCTCGCGCAGGCGGTCGCGGGTGGAAGCAGCGACGAGCAGATCCGCGCCGCCCTCGACGAAGCTTGGGTGCGGGTCGACGCCGGGGCACCGTGGTTCTCGCGCCGCGAGCGGTCGCGGGTCGAGCAGATGCTGCGGAATTTCATCACCTGGCTGGAATCCAGCCGCAAGGAGCTGATCGAAGCCGGCGTCGAGCAGGACATCGAGGTCGAGCTGCCGGTCGGCGATGACGACGTCCGCGTGCTCCTGCGCGGCCGCGTCGACCGCGTGGAGATGGACAAGGACGGCCGTCCGGTCGTCATCGACATCAAGACCGGCAAGGTCCCGATCTCCGCCGCCGACGCCGAACAGCATCCGCAGCTGGCCGCGTATCAGCTCGCCGTGCTGCTCGGCGCGGTCGAGGGCGGCTCGAAACCCGGTGGCGCGCGGCTGGTCTACGTCGCGAAGTCCAACAACAAGACCGGATCCACCCAGCGCGAGCAGGCGCCGCTGGACGAGGACGGCGGCAAGCAATGGCTCGAACTGGTGCGCTCGGCGGCCGGATCCGCCGCGGGCCCGGAGTACGGCGTCACCGAGAACCCGGACTGTGATCGTTGCCCGGCGAGGGGTTGCTGTCCGCTGCGCCCCGAGGGCAGGCAGGTGACCGGCCCTTGA